One genomic segment of Amycolatopsis sp. Hca4 includes these proteins:
- a CDS encoding MurR/RpiR family transcriptional regulator codes for MAETDDGFEAWLRDRLPERGLRPKSAAVLEVLVSQPRRASFGSTAELAQLAGVNVATVTRTAQALGFAGWPALQQELRARYMSSLSAPQVAEEHRGVDSPGSASLRRDLDSLALLNRRFDEPVLRTVAQAVAAARRTLVIADGSYAAVGMAMAHNARLAGYDVHAVTAGDAELANQTAKLTADDVLVAISFWRLYESTVLAANEARTRGARVFAITDAASPALAGAAEEVLMVPAEGVTFFPSLTAGMALVQAIVAQLAAVDPGRTSASIEAAEAMWSRFDLLHRRPSAKSG; via the coding sequence GTGGCGGAGACCGACGACGGTTTCGAGGCGTGGCTGCGCGACCGGCTGCCCGAGCGCGGGCTGCGCCCGAAGTCGGCCGCGGTGCTCGAGGTCCTGGTGTCCCAGCCACGGCGGGCGTCGTTCGGGTCGACGGCCGAGCTGGCGCAGCTGGCCGGGGTCAACGTCGCCACGGTGACGCGCACGGCCCAGGCGCTGGGGTTCGCGGGCTGGCCGGCACTGCAGCAGGAGCTGCGCGCCCGGTACATGTCGTCGCTGAGCGCACCGCAGGTGGCGGAGGAGCACCGCGGCGTCGACTCACCGGGGTCGGCGTCCCTCCGGCGCGACCTCGACAGCCTCGCGCTGCTCAACCGGCGCTTCGACGAGCCGGTGCTGCGGACGGTCGCCCAGGCGGTGGCGGCAGCTCGCCGCACGCTGGTGATCGCGGACGGGAGCTACGCGGCGGTGGGGATGGCGATGGCCCACAACGCCCGCCTGGCGGGCTACGACGTCCACGCGGTGACGGCGGGCGACGCGGAACTGGCCAACCAGACGGCCAAGCTCACGGCGGACGACGTCCTGGTGGCGATCAGTTTCTGGCGCCTGTACGAGAGCACGGTCCTGGCGGCGAACGAGGCCCGCACCCGCGGCGCGCGGGTCTTCGCGATCACGGACGCGGCCAGCCCGGCCCTGGCGGGAGCGGCGGAGGAAGTGCTGATGGTGCCGGCGGAGGGGGTGACGTTCTTCCCGTCGCTGACGGCGGGGATGGCGCTGGTCCAGGCGATCGTGGCCCAGCTGGCGGCGGTCGACCCGGGCCGCACGAGCGCCTCGATCGAGGCGGCGGAGGCGATGTGGTCCCGGTTCGACCTGCTGCACCGGCGGCCGAGCGCGAAATCCGGCTGA
- a CDS encoding amidohydrolase family protein: MNLLLRNARLLDPLTGEYTEGDLRCADGRIAEVGPGLTAADVRSLDLRGAVVLPGLVDAHVHVTASTADLGSLSSTSPSYVAAHAARTMSRMLDRGFTTVRDASGADFGLADAQAEGLFRGPRLLFCGRALSQTGGHGDSRTRGTQVKDDHPCCAGLGRVADGEDAVRAAARDELRKGAHHIKVMASGGVASPTDRIDSTQYSAGELRAIVEEAEAANRYVAAHAYTARAVNRALELGVRSIEHGNLLDDRSVSLFLEHDAFLVPTLVTYWALKEEGREHGLPESSWRKVDDVLGAGLAALDRAARGGVKLVYGTDLLGGMHRHQNHEFRLRAEVQSPLEVLRSATSTAAELLNLTGEIGTLAVGAHADLLVVPGDPLADIGVLAEPEKFHHVIQGGAVVSG; encoded by the coding sequence GTGAACCTGCTGCTGCGCAACGCCCGCCTGCTCGACCCGCTCACCGGCGAATACACCGAGGGTGACCTCCGGTGCGCCGACGGCCGGATCGCCGAGGTGGGGCCCGGCCTGACCGCGGCCGACGTGCGGTCGCTGGACCTGCGGGGCGCGGTCGTGCTGCCCGGGCTGGTCGACGCGCACGTGCACGTCACGGCGTCGACCGCGGACCTGGGTTCGCTGTCGTCGACGTCGCCGTCCTACGTGGCCGCGCACGCGGCCCGCACCATGAGCCGGATGCTCGACCGCGGGTTCACCACGGTCCGCGACGCCTCGGGCGCCGACTTCGGCCTCGCCGACGCGCAGGCGGAAGGGCTGTTCCGCGGCCCGCGCCTGCTGTTCTGCGGGCGCGCGCTGAGCCAGACCGGCGGCCACGGCGACAGCCGCACCCGCGGCACCCAGGTCAAGGACGACCACCCGTGCTGCGCGGGCCTCGGCCGGGTGGCCGACGGCGAGGACGCGGTCCGCGCCGCGGCCCGCGACGAGCTGCGCAAGGGTGCCCACCACATCAAGGTGATGGCCTCGGGTGGCGTGGCGTCCCCGACCGACCGCATCGACTCGACGCAGTACTCGGCCGGGGAACTGCGCGCGATCGTCGAGGAAGCCGAGGCGGCCAACCGGTACGTGGCCGCGCACGCCTACACCGCCCGCGCGGTGAACCGCGCGCTGGAACTCGGCGTGCGGTCGATCGAGCACGGCAACCTCCTCGACGACCGCAGCGTTTCGCTCTTCCTGGAGCACGACGCGTTCCTGGTCCCGACGCTGGTGACGTACTGGGCCCTGAAGGAGGAAGGCCGCGAGCACGGGCTCCCGGAATCGAGCTGGCGCAAGGTGGACGACGTCCTCGGCGCGGGCCTGGCGGCCCTGGACCGGGCGGCCCGCGGCGGCGTCAAGCTGGTCTACGGAACGGACCTGCTCGGCGGCATGCACCGCCACCAGAACCACGAGTTCCGCCTGCGCGCCGAGGTCCAGTCCCCGCTGGAAGTCCTCCGCTCGGCCACCTCGACGGCGGCGGAGCTGCTGAACCTCACCGGCGAGATCGGGACACTGGCGGTGGGCGCGCACGCGGACCTGCTGGTGGTGCCCGGCGATCCGCTGGCCGACATCGGCGTCCTGGCCGAGCCGGAGAAGTTCCACCACGTCATCCAGGGCGGCGCGGTGGTGTCCGGCTGA
- a CDS encoding MFS transporter, giving the protein MTLLARLDRLPLSRPHYKLLLIGGLGYTFDGMDSAVVAFLLPSAKAAWHLDNGQLGLIGSATPFGFLFGAIAAGLLGDRIGRKKVMMYALAFYALFSVVASFSPNYEVFLGARVLAGAGAGAESAIIAPFLSEFVPAKRRGWFVGALAGFFSFGFVAAALIGRFVVPSFDQGWRVAQLVTALPIVMLLWWRRSLPESPRFLLANGRAAEAEHVVAKIERDVEKATGTTLPPVPPSDAQPATETPKVNLLSALKFLWSPAMRRRTAVIWTVWFVITFSYYGFFSWIPTLLVERGITVTKSFEFSIIIYLAQVPGYFSAAWLSERLDRKHTIALYLAGSAVSAFWLSQTSAPWSITLAGAVLSFFLNGTYAGVYSYTPEVFPTWIRASGTGLSSAFGRVGSILAPTIIGLSAASLGFAGVFGLTTAVLAAGVLCVLVFGLSTAGRSLEELTEHGGPKAAAKEMTK; this is encoded by the coding sequence ATGACGCTGCTGGCTCGACTGGACCGGCTCCCGCTGAGCCGTCCCCACTACAAACTGCTGCTCATCGGCGGGCTCGGCTACACCTTCGACGGAATGGACTCGGCGGTCGTCGCCTTCCTGCTGCCCAGCGCCAAGGCCGCGTGGCACCTCGACAACGGCCAGCTCGGCCTGATCGGCTCCGCGACGCCGTTCGGCTTCCTCTTCGGCGCCATCGCGGCCGGCCTGCTCGGCGACCGCATCGGCCGCAAGAAGGTCATGATGTACGCGCTGGCCTTCTACGCGCTGTTCTCCGTCGTCGCGTCCTTCTCGCCGAACTACGAGGTCTTCCTCGGCGCCCGCGTGCTCGCCGGGGCGGGCGCGGGCGCCGAGAGCGCGATCATCGCGCCCTTCCTCTCCGAGTTCGTCCCGGCCAAGCGGCGGGGCTGGTTCGTCGGTGCGCTCGCCGGGTTCTTCTCCTTCGGCTTCGTCGCGGCCGCGCTGATCGGGCGGTTCGTCGTGCCGTCGTTCGACCAGGGCTGGCGGGTCGCGCAGCTGGTCACCGCGCTGCCGATCGTGATGCTGCTGTGGTGGCGCCGGTCGCTGCCCGAGTCGCCGCGGTTCCTGCTCGCCAACGGGCGGGCCGCCGAGGCCGAGCACGTCGTGGCCAAGATCGAGCGGGACGTCGAGAAGGCCACCGGTACCACCCTGCCGCCGGTCCCGCCGTCCGACGCCCAGCCCGCCACCGAGACGCCGAAGGTGAACCTCCTCAGCGCGCTGAAGTTCCTGTGGAGCCCCGCGATGCGCCGCCGGACCGCGGTGATCTGGACCGTCTGGTTCGTGATCACCTTCTCCTACTACGGCTTCTTCTCCTGGATCCCGACGCTGCTGGTGGAGCGCGGCATCACGGTGACGAAGAGCTTCGAGTTCTCGATCATCATCTACCTGGCCCAGGTCCCCGGGTATTTCTCGGCCGCGTGGCTGTCCGAACGGCTCGACCGCAAGCACACCATCGCCCTCTACCTGGCCGGCTCGGCGGTGAGCGCGTTCTGGCTGAGCCAGACGAGCGCGCCGTGGTCGATCACGCTCGCCGGGGCGGTGCTGTCCTTCTTCCTCAACGGCACCTACGCCGGGGTGTACTCGTACACGCCCGAGGTCTTCCCGACCTGGATCCGGGCCAGCGGCACCGGCCTGTCCAGCGCGTTCGGCCGGGTCGGCAGCATCCTCGCGCCGACGATCATCGGCCTGTCCGCGGCGAGCCTCGGCTTCGCCGGCGTCTTCGGGCTGACGACGGCGGTGCTGGCCGCCGGGGTGCTCTGCGTGCTCGTCTTCGGCCTGTCGACCGCGGGCCGCTCGCTGGAGGAACTGACCGAACACGGCGGGCCGAAGGCCGCCGCGAAGGAGATGACGAAGTGA
- a CDS encoding aldo/keto reductase, protein MALDQYYLLGRSGLRVSRIALGTMNFGTGGFHAAYGRTEAEVRPIFRAYLDAGGNFVDTADFYTAGESETILGKLIAEAGVRDRVVLTTKFTNSVDPADPNAGGNGRKHMIRALDASLRRLGTDHVDVFLLHTWDRITPVEEVVRTFDDLVRAGKIRYPGLSDVPSWYAARAQTLAEAHALAPMVNLQLPYSLVQREIETEHVPMGQTLGLGVTAWSPLAGGFLTGKYRDGGAGRLSDAPTWTERDRQLLEPLGAVADQLGVTMAQVAINWVATQPGVAAAIVGASSADQLGTSMAALDFEIPAELRAQLDEASAVPPASVYRMFTPAYQNWIVSPELKIGDKPAGYAPPVRNW, encoded by the coding sequence ATGGCACTCGATCAGTACTACCTCCTCGGCCGGTCCGGACTGCGCGTCAGCCGGATCGCCCTCGGCACCATGAACTTCGGCACCGGCGGTTTCCACGCCGCCTACGGCAGGACCGAAGCCGAAGTCCGCCCGATCTTCCGCGCGTACCTCGACGCGGGCGGCAACTTCGTCGACACCGCGGACTTCTACACCGCGGGCGAAAGCGAGACGATCCTCGGCAAGCTCATCGCCGAGGCCGGGGTCCGCGACCGGGTGGTGCTCACCACCAAGTTCACCAACAGCGTCGACCCGGCCGACCCCAACGCCGGCGGCAACGGGCGCAAGCACATGATCCGCGCGCTCGACGCCTCGCTGCGCCGGCTGGGCACCGACCACGTCGACGTCTTCCTGCTGCACACCTGGGACCGGATCACCCCGGTGGAGGAGGTCGTGCGCACGTTCGACGACCTCGTCCGCGCGGGCAAGATCCGCTACCCCGGCCTGTCGGACGTCCCGAGCTGGTACGCGGCGCGGGCGCAGACGCTCGCGGAGGCGCACGCGCTGGCGCCGATGGTGAACCTGCAGCTGCCGTATTCGCTGGTGCAGCGGGAAATCGAGACCGAGCACGTCCCGATGGGACAGACGCTCGGCCTCGGCGTCACGGCGTGGAGCCCCCTGGCGGGCGGCTTCCTGACCGGCAAGTACCGCGACGGCGGCGCGGGCCGTCTCAGCGACGCCCCGACGTGGACCGAGCGCGACCGGCAGCTGCTCGAACCCCTCGGAGCAGTGGCCGACCAGCTGGGCGTGACGATGGCCCAGGTGGCGATCAACTGGGTCGCCACCCAGCCCGGCGTCGCGGCGGCGATCGTCGGCGCGAGCAGCGCGGACCAGCTCGGCACGAGCATGGCCGCGCTCGACTTCGAGATCCCGGCCGAGCTGCGCGCGCAGCTCGACGAGGCGAGCGCGGTCCCGCCGGCGTCGGTGTACCGGATGTTCACCCCGGCCTACCAGAACTGGATCGTCAGCCCGGAGCTGAAGATCGGCGACAAGCCGGCGGGGTACGCGCCGCCCGTCCGGAACTGGTAG
- a CDS encoding tannase/feruloyl esterase family alpha/beta hydrolase, protein MKRLLLAAAVPLLLTTVTQPAASAATPAPCAAVAVPAPPGAKIESVQAAPRTSYCELTVTLTHTGTDHVKVAVALPDTGWNGRLQALGGSAYAAGNFDGLPQAAKDGYAAVTTDAGVSLDGLDTSWAVKDGQVDRTLLTNFATRSVHEAALVGKAVTQRHYQRPISYSYWTGCSTGGRQGYSEAQKYPEDFDGILANAPAVDWTRFAVATLWPQIVMNAGHDFPSPCVLSAFRTAAVRACDAQDGVTDGIVDRPDECGYDPRRLVGTKVVCDGHEVTVTAADAEVVRKIWAGPADEHGRRLWAGLPKGADFTWLAGTQPGPDGTLTAPGFPVAVKWVQSFLEKQPGFDTSKLTYAQFAALFRQSVREYDDVIGTSDPDLSAFRRAGGKLITFVGANDQLIPPGGTLSYRDRVERTMGGAQRVNGFYRLFLAPGVEHCFGGGGPEPTNALGQLVDWVEHGKAPATLTAAAADGRTRDLCPLPRVSRYTGGDPATASSYRCR, encoded by the coding sequence ATGAAACGCCTCCTTCTCGCCGCCGCCGTGCCGCTCCTGCTGACCACCGTCACGCAGCCGGCCGCCTCGGCAGCAACCCCGGCCCCGTGCGCCGCCGTCGCGGTGCCCGCCCCGCCGGGCGCCAAGATCGAATCCGTGCAGGCCGCACCACGGACGTCGTACTGCGAGCTCACCGTCACGCTCACCCACACCGGCACCGACCACGTCAAGGTCGCCGTGGCCCTGCCGGACACCGGGTGGAACGGCAGGCTGCAGGCCCTCGGCGGCAGCGCCTACGCCGCCGGGAACTTCGACGGGCTCCCGCAGGCGGCCAAGGACGGCTACGCCGCCGTGACCACCGATGCGGGCGTCTCCCTGGACGGCCTCGACACGTCCTGGGCCGTCAAGGACGGCCAGGTCGACCGGACGCTCCTGACCAACTTCGCCACCCGCTCGGTGCACGAAGCCGCCTTGGTCGGCAAGGCCGTCACCCAGCGGCACTACCAGCGGCCGATCTCGTACTCCTACTGGACCGGCTGCTCGACCGGCGGCCGCCAGGGCTACTCCGAAGCCCAGAAGTACCCGGAGGACTTCGACGGCATCCTGGCCAACGCGCCCGCCGTCGACTGGACGCGGTTCGCGGTCGCGACCCTCTGGCCGCAGATCGTGATGAACGCCGGTCACGACTTCCCCAGCCCCTGCGTGCTTTCGGCGTTCCGGACGGCCGCGGTCCGGGCGTGCGACGCGCAGGACGGCGTGACCGACGGCATCGTCGACCGGCCGGACGAGTGCGGCTACGACCCGCGCCGCCTGGTCGGGACGAAGGTGGTCTGCGACGGCCACGAGGTCACCGTCACGGCCGCGGACGCCGAGGTCGTGCGCAAGATCTGGGCCGGCCCGGCCGACGAGCACGGCCGCAGGCTCTGGGCCGGGCTGCCGAAGGGCGCCGACTTCACGTGGCTGGCCGGCACCCAGCCCGGCCCCGACGGGACGCTGACCGCGCCCGGCTTCCCGGTCGCCGTCAAGTGGGTGCAGTCGTTCCTGGAGAAGCAGCCGGGGTTCGACACCTCGAAGCTGACGTACGCCCAGTTCGCGGCCCTGTTCCGCCAGTCGGTGCGCGAGTACGACGACGTCATCGGCACGTCCGACCCGGACCTGTCGGCGTTCCGGCGCGCGGGCGGCAAGCTGATCACGTTCGTCGGCGCGAACGACCAGCTGATCCCGCCGGGCGGCACGCTGTCCTACCGCGACCGGGTGGAACGCACGATGGGTGGCGCGCAGCGGGTGAACGGCTTCTACCGGCTGTTCCTCGCGCCGGGCGTCGAGCACTGCTTCGGCGGTGGCGGCCCGGAGCCGACGAACGCGCTCGGCCAGCTGGTCGACTGGGTCGAGCACGGAAAGGCGCCGGCCACGCTGACGGCGGCGGCCGCGGACGGCCGGACCCGCGACCTGTGCCCACTGCCGCGGGTTTCCCGATACACCGGCGGTGACCCGGCCACGGCGTCGAGCTACCGCTGCCGCTGA
- a CDS encoding GAF domain-containing protein, with amino-acid sequence MSLSTVEERVRAELGVRLFTVLAWIPERRALRRVHSSHPAEYPVGGEKTVEVAAGWLEQCITAQEPYFGPDRAAVREIFADHELIESLGCGSIINVPVVDGGRTLGVLNILDAEGAYDEDSVEVAESLAPLAVPALKEEQ; translated from the coding sequence GTGAGTCTGTCCACTGTGGAGGAACGGGTGCGCGCCGAGCTCGGCGTGCGGCTGTTCACCGTGCTCGCCTGGATCCCGGAACGCCGGGCGCTGCGCCGCGTGCACAGCAGCCACCCGGCCGAATACCCGGTCGGCGGGGAGAAGACGGTCGAGGTCGCGGCCGGCTGGCTCGAGCAGTGCATCACCGCGCAGGAGCCGTACTTCGGGCCGGACAGGGCGGCGGTGCGGGAGATCTTCGCCGACCACGAGCTGATCGAATCCCTCGGCTGCGGCTCGATCATCAACGTGCCGGTGGTCGACGGCGGCCGGACGCTCGGCGTCCTCAACATCCTCGACGCGGAGGGCGCCTACGACGAGGATTCCGTCGAGGTGGCCGAATCGCTCGCCCCGCTGGCCGTGCCGGCGCTCAAGGAGGAACAGTGA